From one Felis catus isolate Fca126 chromosome E2, F.catus_Fca126_mat1.0, whole genome shotgun sequence genomic stretch:
- the RIPOR1 gene encoding rho family-interacting cell polarization regulator 1 isoform X4: protein MMSLSVRPQRRLLSARVNRSQSFAGVLGSQERGPRSFPAFSPPGPPRKPPALSRVSRMFSVAHPAPKVPQPERLDLVYTALKQGLTAYLEVHQQEQEKLQGQIRESKRNSRLGFLYDLDKQVKSIERFLRRLEFHASKIDELYEAYCVQRRLRDGAYNMIRAYSTGSPGSREARDSLAEATRGHREYTESMCLLESELEAQLGEFHLRMKGLAGFARLCVGDQYEICMKYGRQRWKLRGRIEGSGKQVWDSEETVFLPLLTEFLSIKVTELKGLANHVVVGSVSCETKDLFAALPQVVAVDINDLGTIKLSLEVTWSPFDKDDQPSTASTVNKASTVTKRFSTYSQSPPDTPSLREQAFYNMLRRQEELENGTAWSLSSESSDDSSSPQLSGIARHSSAPRPLVQQPEPLPIQVAFRRPETPTSAPVDEEGNMAPALANGHAPYSRTLSHISEASVDAALAEASVEALGLECLAQGPSLPAHLDPTHGEQPGPVPPAVDPCHSATSLTLSTTGPTHISTDPALSAHLDLVHKITDSSSSELPGPTHTIRGSTYNDISLTQSAPSLTHTTTASTHKPMVSTLTTTSPTPSATAPVQTTTSPTHKPMLCTLTTEGPTPNTTGPVQTTTSPIHTTTSPTHTTASLTQTTISPSHTTASPTHTTISPTHATTSPTHASTSPAHKARMSTHTTTSPTPKAKDPVQTTRSPTHPVTSPTLITVSSSTFLDHAMLPSSSAKADPTLPGTNTQSCSYPFSTPCTQADPVAPSTSYPSPACSSCEPLTSPSPDSPEPDLQSPSPPLSPVAPVAQHLDLSLAVATQAPVPGAAGGAGDRRLEEALGALMAALDDYRGQFPELQGLEQEVTRLESLLMQKQGLTRSRASSLSITVEHALESFSFLNEDEDEDINSPGDRPPNSLEPGAEDSLDLPSARPLSTECPALDAALVQHLYHCSRLLLKLGTFGPLRCQEAWALERLLREARVLEAVCELSRRWDVPATSAQEVVQFSASRPSFLTFWDQCTEGLSPFICPVERVLLTFCNQYSARLSLRQPGLAEAVCVKFLEDALGQKLPRRPQTGPGEQFTIFQFWSYVEALDSPSMEAYVTETAEEVLLVRNLNSDDQAVVLKALRLAPEGRLQRDGLRALSSLLVHGNNKVMAAVSTQLRSLSLGPVFRERALLCFLDQLEDEDVQTRVAGCLALGCIKGKRDSLPIDGWRNHWTPCPASLGLAAWPAQHSKFPTHWLPVPLPLTFRAHQALAGRVRAGSRHLSPTDSYQ from the exons ATGATGTCCCTGTCGGTGCGGCCGCAGCGCCGCCTGCTCAGCGCCCGGGTCAATAGGAGCCAGTCCTTCGCAGGCGTCCTCGGCAGCCAGGAGCGGGGCCCCAG gAGCTTCCCGGCCTTCAGTCCCCCGGGGCCCCCACGGAAGCCCCCAGCGCTCTCCCGAGTGTCCAGGATGTTTTCCGTGGCGCACCCAGCCCCTAAGGTCCCACAGCCTGAGCGGCTGGACCTGGTGTACACTGCGCTCAAGCAGGGCCTGAC GGCCTATTTGGAAGTGCACCAGCAAGAACAGGAGAAACTCCAGGGACAGATTAGGGAGTCCAAGAGGAATTCCCGGCTG GGCTTTCTGTATGACTTGGACAAG CAAGTCAAGTCCATTGAACGCTTCCTGCGACGGTTGGAGTTCCATGCCAGCAAG ATTGATGAGCTATATGAAGCATACTGTGTCCAGCGGCGTCTCCGGGATGGCGCCTACAACATGATCCGTGCCTACAGCACTGGGTCTCCAGGGAGCCGAGAGGCCCGGGACAGCCTGGCCGAAGCCACTCGAGGGCATCGCGAGTACACAGAG aGCATGTGTCTGCTGGAGAGTGAGCTGGAAGCACAGCTGGGCGAGTTCCATCTCCGGATGAAAG GGCTGGCTGGCTTCGCCAGGCTGTGTGTGGGGGATCAGTATGAG ATCTGCATGAAATATGGGCGTCAACGCTGGAAACTACGGGGCCGGATTGAGGGTAGCGGAAAGCAGGTGTGGGACAGCGAGGAAACcgtctttcttcctctgctcacgGAATTCCTGTCTATCAAG GTGACAGAACTGAAGGGTCTGGCCAACCATGTGGTTGTAGGCAGTGTCTCCTGCGAGACCAAGGACCTGTTTGCTGCCCTGCCCCAAGTTGTGGCTGTGGACATCAATGACCTCGGCACCATCAAGCTCAGCCTGGAAGTCACATGGAG CCCTTTCGACAAGGATGACCAGCCCTCAACTGCTTCCACTGTCAACAAGGCCTCCACAGTCACCAAGCGCTTCTCCACCTATAGCCAGAGCCCACCAGACACGCCCTCACTTCGGGAACAGGCCTTTTAT aaTATGCTGAGGCGGCAGGAGGAGCTGGAAAATGGGACGGCATGGTCCTTGTCATCCGAATCTTCAGACGACTCATCCAGCCCCCAGCTTTCAGGCATTGCCCGCCACTCTTCAGCTCCCAGGCCTCTGGTGCAGCAACCTGAACCTCTGCCCATTCAAGTCGCCTTCCGTAGGCCTGAGACCCCCACCTCTGCACCTGTGGATGAAGAGGGGAACATGGCCCCAGCCCTGGCCAATGGCCATGCCCCCTATAGCCGGACTCTGAGCCACATCAGTGAAGCCAGTGTGGATGCTGCCTTGGCTGAGGCTTCTGTGGAGGCTCTGGGCCTAGAATGCTTAGCTCAGGGACCTAGCCTGCCTGCACACCTAGATCCCACCCATGGGGAGCAACCTGGTCCTGTCCCTCCTGCTGTGGACCCTTGCCATTCTGCCACAAGCCTTACCCTCAGTACAACAGGCCCCACCCACATATCTACAGACCCTGCTTTGTCTGCACACCTAGATTTGGTTCACAAGATCACAGACTCTAGCTCTTCTGAACTGCCAGGCCCTACCCACACCATCAGAGGATCTACCTATAATGACATCAGCCTTACCCAAAGTGCTCCAAGCCTCACTCATACTACCACAGCTTCTACCCACAAGCCCATGGTCTCTACCCTCACCACTACAAGCCCTACTCCCAGTGCCACAGCCCCAGTCCAGACCACCACAAGTCCCACCCACAAGCCAATGCTTTGCACCCTCACTACTGAAGGTCCTACCCCCAATACTACAGGCCCAGTCCAGACCACCACAAGCCCCATCCACACTACAACAAGCCCTACCCATACCACTGCAAGCCTCACCCAAACCACTATAAGCCCCTCTCACACTACTGCAAGCCCCACCCATACCACTATAAGCCCCACCCATGCCACTACAAGCCCCACCCATGCAAGTACAAGCCCTGCTCACAAAGCCAGGATGTCAACTCACACCACTACAAGTCCTACCCCCAAGGCTAAGGACCCAGTCCAGACCACTAGGAGCCCCACCCATCCTGTCACAAGTCCCACCCTCATAACTGTAAGCTCTTCCACTTTTCTAGACCATGCCATGCTTCCCAGCTCCTCTGCAAAGGCAGACCCTACCCTCCCAGGCACCAACACCCAGTCCTGTAGCTACCCATTTTCCACTCCTTGCACTCAGGCAGACCCCGTAGCCCCCAGTACCTCCTACCCAAGTCCTGCCTGTTCCAGTTGCGAACCCCTCACAAGTCCATCCCCAGATTCCCCAGAACCGGACCTTCAGAGTCCAAGTCCCCCTCTCTCACCCGTAGCCCCTGTGGCCCAGCATTTAGACCTTAGCCTGGCTGTGGCCACTCAGGCCCCAGTTCCAGGAGCAGCTGGAGGGGCTGGGGATAGGAGGCTGGAAGAGGCACTAGGGGCCCTAATGGCTGCCCTGGATGACTATCGTGGCCAGTTCCCTGAGCTGCAGGGCCTAGAGCAGGAGGTGACCCGGCTGGAGAGTCTGCTCATG CAGAAACAAGGCCTCACTCGCAGCCGGGCCTCCAGCCTTAGTATCACTGTGGAGCATGCCCTGGAGAGCTTCAGCTTCCTCAATGAGGATGAAGATGAAGACATCAATAGTCCTGGAGACAG GCCCCcaaacagcctggagcctggggctgAGGACAGCCTCGACTTACCCAGTGCCCGCCCCCTCAGCACGGAGTGTCCAGCTCTGGACGCTGCCTTGGTCCAGCACCTGTACCACTGCAGCCGCCTCCTGCTG AAACTGGGCACATTTGGGCCCCTGCGCTGCCAGGAGGCATGGGCCCTGGAGCGGCTGCTGAGGGAAGCCAGAGTGCTAGAGGCCGTATGTGAGCTTAGCAGACGATGGGACGTCCCTGCCACCTCTGCCCAGGAAG TGGTGCAGTTCTCAGCCTCTCGGCCCAGCTTCCTCACCTTCTGGGACCAGTGCACAGAGGGACTCAGCCCCTTCATCTGCCCCGTAGAGAGAGTGCTCCTCACCTTCTGCAATCAATACAGTGCCCGTCTCTCCCTGCGCCAGCCAGGCCTAGCTGAGGCTG TGTGTGTCAAGTTCCTGGAGGATGCCCTGGGGCAGAAGCTGCCCAGGAGGCCCCAGACAGGCCCTGGAGAGCAGTTCACCATCTTCCAGTTCTGGAGTTATGTCGAAGCCTTGGACAGCCCCTCTATGGAGGCCTATGTGACTGAGACCGCCGAGGAGG tgtTACTGGTGCGGAATTTGAATTCAGATGACCAAGCTGTTGTGCTGAAGGCCCTGAGGTTGGCTCCTGAGGGGAGACTGCAAAGGGATGGGCTTCGGGCCCTCAGCTCCCTGCTTGTCCATGGCAACAACAAGGTCAtggctgctgtcagcacccaGCTCCGGAGCCTGTCACTGGGCCCCGTCTTTAGGGAAAGG GCCCTACTGTGCTTCCTGGACCAACTCGAGGATGAGGATGTACAGACAAGAGTGGCTGGTTGCCTGGCCCTGGGCTGCATCAAG GGGAAGAGGGACAGTCTGCCCATCGACGGCTGGAGGAATCACTGGACGCCCTGCCCCGCATCTTTGGGCCTGGCAGCATGGCCAGCACAGCATTCTAAATTTCCTACCCACTGGCTTCCGGTGCCCCTTCCTCTCACTTTCAGGGCTCACCAGGCACTGGCAGGGAGGGTGAGGGCTGGCTCCAGACACCTCTCCCCCACAGATTCCTATCAATGA